In a genomic window of Aggregatimonas sangjinii:
- a CDS encoding M56 family metallopeptidase has protein sequence MIQYILEVIAFQLVFLIIYDFWLKRETFFQWNRAYLIGTYLLSMVLPWIKIEALKTSVPKAFYKYPEFLWSANDMAAVTVPANDGMEMAVSWEFALLIVGMCLAGLFFINKLYQLQRLKQKGTIQHFPDFTQVIIVNSRVAFSFLKSIFVGDKVFEGDYQNVIAHELVHIRQRHTYDLLFFEFMRVICWFNPLVYVFQSRISELHEFIADAQVAKTNKEAHFQLLLSRVFETQNISFINQFFKSSLIKKRIVMLQKSQSKRIWKLKYLTFAPILILMLGYTSCEQDFSGTDVLHETISVVDIESLSLQEEREVFTRLIDLSVQPQDWELLIKDSNKSSIRFSKPLSEDSFISGPGGLPLKARMQIESSILDEDFTLFNENEVHSIQISNGGREIPFAVVDEVPIFPGCEDSDNSRACFQEMMQKHISKHFNYPQEAQEKGIQGRVSVMFLIGQDGEISNIRMRGPDKLLEAEVARIISRLPKMTPGKLNGEVVNVPFSIPITFKLQDDKVNSETGQTEYEEIKASQLAEMPEGSRILFQDAIPFMSVAQAPVFPGCEDSADARACFQESVRKHISKNFNYPKEASDRGIQGRVSIMFLISKDGSISSIAKRGPDKLLEDEAVRIISKLPKMKPGKNAKGEPVNVPFSIPITFKL, from the coding sequence ATGATACAATATATCTTAGAGGTCATCGCCTTTCAATTGGTGTTCCTCATCATTTATGACTTTTGGTTAAAGCGGGAAACTTTTTTTCAATGGAACCGCGCCTACCTCATTGGCACCTATTTGCTCTCGATGGTATTGCCTTGGATAAAGATCGAGGCGTTAAAAACCAGCGTTCCCAAAGCCTTCTACAAGTATCCGGAATTTTTATGGAGCGCGAACGATATGGCTGCGGTAACGGTACCTGCTAACGACGGAATGGAAATGGCCGTTTCTTGGGAATTTGCACTTTTAATCGTTGGCATGTGTCTTGCCGGTTTGTTTTTCATTAACAAACTATATCAACTACAACGTCTTAAACAAAAAGGTACGATTCAGCATTTCCCCGACTTTACACAGGTTATCATCGTCAACAGTCGCGTGGCCTTTTCTTTTTTGAAGTCCATTTTTGTGGGCGATAAGGTATTCGAGGGCGACTACCAAAATGTTATCGCCCATGAGTTGGTGCACATCAGACAGCGGCATACGTATGACCTGCTATTCTTTGAATTCATGCGTGTCATTTGTTGGTTCAATCCCTTGGTCTATGTCTTCCAAAGCCGAATATCGGAATTGCACGAGTTTATTGCCGATGCCCAAGTGGCTAAGACTAATAAAGAGGCCCACTTTCAGCTGCTATTGTCCCGGGTCTTCGAGACGCAGAACATCTCTTTCATCAATCAATTTTTTAAATCCTCATTAATTAAAAAACGAATAGTCATGTTACAAAAATCACAGTCGAAACGAATTTGGAAATTAAAGTATTTGACCTTTGCGCCCATTCTTATTTTAATGTTAGGGTATACTTCCTGTGAACAGGATTTCAGCGGTACTGATGTATTGCACGAGACCATATCGGTAGTAGATATAGAGAGCCTTTCATTACAGGAGGAACGTGAAGTGTTCACGAGATTGATCGATCTTTCCGTACAGCCTCAAGATTGGGAGTTGTTGATTAAGGATAGTAACAAAAGCTCAATCCGATTTTCAAAACCGCTATCCGAAGATTCCTTTATCTCCGGACCTGGCGGATTGCCTTTGAAAGCGAGAATGCAAATCGAGTCCAGTATTCTGGACGAGGATTTCACATTGTTCAATGAAAATGAAGTTCATAGCATACAAATTTCGAATGGGGGGAGGGAAATTCCTTTTGCGGTGGTAGATGAAGTTCCGATTTTTCCGGGTTGTGAAGATTCGGACAATTCTCGAGCATGTTTTCAAGAAATGATGCAAAAACATATCAGTAAGCATTTCAATTATCCCCAAGAAGCACAGGAAAAGGGGATACAGGGTCGGGTGAGTGTGATGTTTTTGATTGGCCAGGATGGGGAGATTTCGAACATAAGAATGCGCGGTCCTGACAAGCTTTTAGAAGCTGAAGTAGCCCGTATTATTTCAAGATTACCCAAAATGACTCCTGGAAAACTAAACGGTGAGGTAGTCAACGTTCCTTTTTCGATTCCGATTACGTTCAAATTGCAGGATGATAAAGTAAATTCTGAGACAGGCCAAACGGAGTATGAGGAAATCAAAGCTTCACAATTGGCCGAAATGCCTGAAGGCTCCAGGATTCTCTTTCAAGATGCCATCCCGTTTATGTCGGTTGCACAGGCACCGGTTTTCCCGGGTTGCGAGGATTCAGCCGACGCGAGGGCCTGCTTTCAAGAATCGGTTCGTAAGCATATCAGCAAGAATTTTAATTATCCAAAAGAGGCATCGGATAGGGGCATTCAAGGTCGGGTGAGCATCATGTTCTTAATTTCTAAAGATGGATCGATTTCCAGTATAGCCAAAAGAGGCCCCGATAAACTGTTGGAGGATGAAGCGGTACGAATTATTTCCAAGCTTCCTAAAATGAAACCCGGTAAAAATGCGAAAGGGGAGCCTGTGAATGTACCTTTCTCCATTCCGATTACCTTTAAACTTTAA